A stretch of the Streptosporangium sp. NBC_01755 genome encodes the following:
- a CDS encoding M48 family metallopeptidase, whose amino-acid sequence MPDMTTTPDRNRVQLPGISSRAYEHPADRSALVALRSLSGFDTVLKQMSGLVSERRLRLIYLASAVRTGDTQFRALHDMGRDAAYTLDLHRIPEVYVQQSPLVQAKAIGFDDPFIVVTTGLLDLMDEEEQRFVIGHETAHILSGHAVYRTMLDILTRLASRVAWIPLGYIGLRAIVAGLEEWHRKSELSADRGGLLCGQDPDAALRALMKLAGGSRLHEMNIEAFLDQAREYDTAGDVRDGLLKVLNLLGTTHPFAVSRVAELDKWRRGGEYDTIVAGEYPRRTDDSNAKISEEVRAAARSYRESWSQSQDPFIGVLRDVAEGAVNAGERIFNRFSRRDGN is encoded by the coding sequence ATGCCGGACATGACCACCACCCCGGATCGCAACCGTGTGCAGCTTCCCGGCATCAGCTCACGCGCCTACGAACATCCCGCTGACCGGTCCGCGCTGGTCGCCCTCCGATCGCTCAGCGGATTCGACACGGTGCTCAAGCAGATGTCCGGCCTGGTCAGCGAGCGCCGCCTGCGCCTGATCTACCTCGCCTCGGCCGTACGCACCGGTGACACGCAGTTCCGAGCGCTGCACGACATGGGCCGCGACGCGGCCTACACGCTCGACCTCCACCGCATTCCCGAGGTCTACGTGCAGCAGAGCCCGCTGGTGCAGGCGAAGGCGATCGGCTTCGACGACCCGTTCATCGTCGTCACGACCGGCCTCCTCGACCTGATGGACGAAGAGGAGCAGCGCTTCGTCATCGGCCACGAGACCGCCCACATCCTGTCGGGTCACGCGGTCTACCGCACCATGCTCGACATCCTGACCCGTCTGGCCTCGCGCGTGGCCTGGATCCCGCTCGGCTACATCGGCCTGCGCGCGATCGTGGCCGGCCTGGAGGAGTGGCACCGCAAGTCCGAGCTCTCCGCCGACCGCGGCGGCCTGCTCTGCGGCCAGGACCCCGACGCGGCACTGCGCGCCCTGATGAAGCTCGCCGGCGGCTCGCGGCTGCACGAGATGAACATCGAGGCCTTCCTCGACCAGGCACGGGAGTACGACACCGCGGGCGACGTCCGCGACGGCCTGCTCAAGGTCCTCAACCTGCTGGGCACCACCCATCCGTTCGCCGTCTCCCGCGTCGCCGAGCTCGACAAGTGGCGCCGCGGCGGCGAGTACGACACGATCGTCGCCGGCGAATACCCCCGCCGCACCGACGACTCCAACGCGAAGATCTCCGAAGAGGTCAGGGCCGCCGCCCGTTCCTACCGTGAATCCTGGTCGCAGTCCCAGGACCCGTTCATCGGTGTCCTGCGCGACGTGGCCGAGGGTGCCGTCAACGCCGGGGAGCGCATCTTCAACCGCTTCTCCCGCCGCGATGGAAACTGA
- a CDS encoding histidine phosphatase family protein, protein MSRRVVCLRHGQTLWNVEHRFQGHSDIPLDETGIAQAARAASLLAALRPSMIVSSDLQRAFDTASALARVTGLDVAVDKDLRERGGGQWEGLTRQEISTGWPREFAAWEAPGGEEVGDVADRVASAVRRWAAQVDSDGLLVVASHGAAIRLGIARLMNLPQEFWPALGGLGNCSWSVLEESRKGWRLLEHNAGTLPEPVSSDDSPEATQE, encoded by the coding sequence GTGAGCCGTCGCGTCGTCTGTCTCAGACATGGTCAGACGCTGTGGAACGTCGAGCACCGCTTCCAGGGGCACAGCGACATCCCGCTCGACGAGACCGGGATCGCACAGGCCGCCCGCGCGGCCTCGCTGCTCGCCGCGCTCCGCCCGAGCATGATCGTTTCCTCCGACCTGCAACGGGCCTTCGACACCGCCTCGGCACTGGCCCGCGTCACCGGCCTGGACGTGGCGGTCGACAAGGACCTGCGTGAGCGGGGTGGAGGTCAGTGGGAGGGGCTCACCCGCCAGGAGATCTCCACCGGGTGGCCCCGGGAGTTCGCCGCCTGGGAGGCGCCCGGTGGTGAGGAGGTCGGCGACGTCGCCGACAGGGTGGCGTCGGCCGTGCGCCGCTGGGCGGCGCAGGTCGACTCCGACGGCCTGCTCGTCGTCGCCTCACACGGGGCGGCGATCCGGCTCGGCATCGCCAGGCTCATGAACCTGCCGCAGGAGTTCTGGCCCGCCCTGGGCGGCCTGGGAAACTGTTCGTGGTCGGTGCTGGAGGAGTCGCGCAAGGGCTGGCGCCTGCTGGAGCACAACGCCGGGACCCTCCCCGAGCCGGTCAGCAGCGACGACAGCCCCGAGGCCACCCAGGAGTGA
- a CDS encoding glutamate-5-semialdehyde dehydrogenase gives MSEDFLKVALAAKEAAAELAPLPRAPKDAALRVIADALVAGSAEIVAANALDVEKARESGISEYMIDRLSLDEARIEAIAEAVRQVADLPDPVGEVIRGNTLPNGLELRQLRVPLGVIGIIYEGRPNVTVDAAALCLKSGNATLLRGSSSAYESNTVLVRIMQEALAGTEVPAGAVQLVPGLTRDSVKQLIRARGLVDVLIPRGGASLINSVVEESTVPVIETGVGNCHVYVDADADLDLAIQILINAKVQRPSVCNSAETFLVHAAVADAFVPRALAALAAEGVTVHGDARVAAYGDVVPANEEDFRMEYLSLDIAAAVVDSLEDAVAHIRKYGSAHTDAIVTRSVSASRRFVALVDSAAVAVNASTRFTDGAEFGFGAEIGISTQKLHARGPMGLPELTSTKWVYTGEGHLRTSEGTVLASAETGPR, from the coding sequence ATGTCCGAGGACTTCCTGAAGGTAGCCCTGGCGGCTAAAGAGGCCGCCGCCGAGCTGGCCCCGCTGCCGAGGGCGCCGAAGGACGCCGCGCTCCGTGTGATCGCAGACGCGCTCGTGGCCGGGTCCGCCGAGATCGTCGCGGCCAACGCGCTCGACGTCGAGAAGGCCAGGGAGAGCGGGATCTCCGAATACATGATCGACCGTCTCAGCCTTGACGAGGCCAGGATAGAGGCGATCGCCGAGGCGGTCCGCCAGGTCGCCGACCTTCCCGACCCGGTGGGTGAGGTGATCCGGGGCAACACGCTGCCCAACGGGCTGGAGCTGCGCCAGCTCCGGGTCCCGCTCGGGGTGATCGGCATCATCTACGAGGGCCGGCCCAATGTGACCGTGGACGCCGCGGCGCTCTGCCTCAAGAGCGGCAACGCCACCCTGCTGCGCGGCTCCTCCAGCGCGTACGAGTCCAACACGGTTCTCGTCAGGATCATGCAGGAGGCGCTGGCGGGCACCGAGGTGCCCGCAGGGGCCGTCCAGCTGGTCCCCGGATTGACCCGCGACTCGGTCAAGCAGCTCATCCGGGCCCGCGGCCTGGTCGACGTACTGATCCCGCGAGGCGGCGCCTCGCTGATCAATTCGGTGGTGGAGGAGTCCACGGTCCCGGTGATCGAGACCGGGGTGGGCAACTGCCACGTCTATGTCGACGCCGACGCCGACCTCGACCTGGCGATCCAGATCCTGATCAACGCCAAGGTCCAGCGTCCCTCGGTCTGCAACTCCGCGGAGACGTTTCTGGTGCACGCGGCCGTGGCCGACGCCTTCGTGCCGCGCGCGCTGGCCGCGCTGGCGGCGGAGGGGGTCACGGTGCACGGCGACGCCCGCGTCGCGGCGTACGGCGACGTGGTGCCCGCGAACGAGGAGGACTTCCGGATGGAGTATCTCTCGCTGGACATCGCGGCCGCCGTGGTCGACTCGCTGGAGGACGCGGTCGCGCACATCAGGAAGTACGGCTCGGCCCACACCGACGCGATCGTCACGCGCTCGGTCAGCGCCTCCCGCAGGTTCGTCGCCCTGGTCGACTCCGCGGCCGTGGCGGTCAACGCCTCGACCCGGTTCACCGACGGCGCGGAGTTCGGCTTCGGAGCGGAGATCGGCATCTCCACCCAGAAGCTGCACGCGCGCGGCCCCATGGGCCTGCCGGAGCTGACCTCGACCAAGTGGGTCTACACCGGCGAGGGCCATCTGCGCACCAGCGAGGGCACGGTCCTCGCCTCGGCCGAAACCGGCCCGAGATAG
- the rsfS gene encoding ribosome silencing factor produces the protein MTATDRSIQLVRLAAEAAADKLADDILAYDVSDQLVITDAFVLCSATNDRQVRAIVDEIEDRLRIEADAKPVRREGEREGRWVLLDYIDIVVHVQHEEDRTFYALERLWKDCPSIALPDSVTQVAAQRARGAVAE, from the coding sequence GTGACAGCAACCGACAGATCCATTCAGCTCGTCAGGCTCGCCGCCGAGGCGGCGGCGGACAAGCTGGCCGATGACATCCTCGCCTATGACGTGAGCGATCAACTCGTCATCACCGACGCGTTCGTGCTCTGCTCCGCCACCAACGACCGCCAGGTCCGCGCCATCGTCGACGAGATCGAGGACCGGCTGCGGATCGAGGCCGACGCCAAGCCCGTCCGCCGCGAGGGCGAGCGCGAGGGCCGCTGGGTCCTGCTGGACTACATCGACATCGTCGTGCACGTCCAGCATGAGGAAGACCGCACCTTCTACGCGCTTGAGCGCCTGTGGAAGGACTGCCCCTCCATCGCGCTGCCGGACAGCGTGACCCAGGTCGCCGCCCAGCGCGCCCGCGGGGCGGTAGCTGAGTGA
- the proB gene encoding glutamate 5-kinase: MDSARERIRTASRLVVKVGSSSLTTPQGMIDVDRVDALVDVLGARRKSGTQIVLVSSGAIAAGLGPLGLPARPRDLATQQAAASVGQGVLVARYTSSFARYGLRVGQVLLTADDMMRRSHHVNAERTLARLLELGIVPVVNENDTVATDEIRFGDNDRLAALVAHLTRADALVLLSDVDALYDGDPRRPGARRLTEVRGPSDLVGVELGKGGAVGTGGMVTKVQAAKIATGAGVPVVLTAAAHAAQALAGADVGTYFHPEGRHPGTRLLWLAHATTGRGRLHLDSGAVEAVVSRRKSLLPAGVTAVEGEFAAGDPVDLCGPLGQVVARGLVNFDAGEIPGLLGRSTRELAATLGPEYERELIHRDDIVILEFHH; this comes from the coding sequence GTGGACTCTGCGCGCGAACGGATCCGTACGGCTTCACGCCTCGTCGTGAAGGTGGGTTCGTCCTCGCTCACCACTCCGCAGGGAATGATCGACGTCGACCGGGTGGACGCCCTGGTGGACGTGCTCGGCGCTCGGCGGAAGTCCGGCACCCAGATCGTGCTGGTCTCCTCGGGTGCGATCGCGGCGGGCCTCGGCCCGCTGGGCCTGCCCGCCCGGCCACGCGACCTCGCCACCCAGCAGGCCGCGGCCTCGGTCGGCCAGGGCGTGCTGGTGGCACGCTACACCTCCTCCTTCGCCCGGTACGGCCTGCGGGTCGGCCAGGTGCTGCTGACCGCCGACGACATGATGCGCCGCTCGCACCACGTCAACGCCGAGCGCACGCTGGCACGCCTGCTTGAGCTGGGCATCGTCCCGGTGGTCAACGAGAACGACACCGTGGCCACCGACGAGATCCGCTTCGGCGACAACGACCGCCTCGCCGCCCTGGTCGCTCATCTGACCAGGGCCGACGCGCTGGTGCTGCTGTCGGATGTGGACGCTCTCTACGACGGCGATCCCCGCCGCCCCGGTGCCCGCCGGCTTACCGAGGTGCGCGGCCCCTCCGACCTCGTCGGGGTCGAGCTCGGCAAGGGCGGCGCGGTCGGCACCGGTGGCATGGTCACCAAGGTTCAGGCCGCCAAGATCGCCACAGGGGCGGGCGTTCCCGTGGTGCTGACCGCCGCCGCGCACGCGGCCCAGGCTCTCGCGGGAGCCGATGTCGGCACCTATTTCCATCCCGAGGGCCGCCACCCGGGCACCCGCCTGCTCTGGCTGGCTCACGCCACCACCGGCCGAGGCCGGCTCCACCTGGACTCCGGCGCCGTCGAGGCCGTGGTGAGCCGCCGCAAGTCACTGCTTCCCGCGGGGGTCACGGCGGTCGAGGGCGAGTTCGCGGCGGGCGACCCGGTGGATCTGTGCGGGCCGCTCGGCCAGGTGGTCGCGCGCGGCCTGGTCAACTTCGACGCGGGGGAGATTCCCGGACTGCTCGGCCGTTCCACCAGGGAACTGGCGGCCACCCTGGGGCCCGAGTACGAACGAGAGCTCATCCACCGTGACGACATCGTCATACTGGAATTCCACCACTAG
- a CDS encoding DUF523 domain-containing protein: protein MERILVSACLMGRKVRYDGAAKTSGDALLAAWQRQGRLIPFCPEVEGGLAVPRPAAEIEGGAGGTAVLSGAARVLTAEGTDVTAAFLAGAQAALAVARSFDVKVAIMKESSPSCGSLTVYDGTFGGRRVPGHGVTAALLELHGIAVFGEDRVAEAAARLREIGES from the coding sequence GTGGAAAGGATCCTGGTCAGTGCCTGCCTGATGGGGCGGAAGGTCCGCTACGACGGGGCCGCCAAGACGAGCGGCGACGCGCTGCTGGCCGCGTGGCAGCGCCAGGGGCGGCTCATCCCGTTCTGCCCGGAGGTCGAGGGCGGTCTGGCCGTCCCACGTCCCGCCGCGGAGATCGAGGGCGGCGCCGGCGGCACGGCTGTGCTCTCGGGGGCGGCCCGGGTGCTGACCGCGGAGGGCACCGACGTCACGGCAGCCTTCCTCGCCGGCGCTCAGGCGGCACTCGCCGTCGCCAGGTCCTTCGACGTGAAGGTCGCGATCATGAAGGAGAGCAGCCCCTCCTGCGGCAGCCTGACCGTCTACGACGGCACCTTCGGTGGCCGGCGCGTCCCCGGCCACGGAGTCACCGCGGCCCTGCTCGAACTGCACGGCATCGCGGTCTTCGGCGAGGATCGTGTCGCCGAGGCCGCCGCGCGGCTGCGCGAGATCGGCGAATCCTAG
- the obgE gene encoding GTPase ObgE, giving the protein MPDFVDQVVLHIKAGDGGNGCASVHREKFKPLGGPDGGNGGRGGDVILEVDANTATLLEYHRRPHRKADNGKQGHGANRDGANGPDIVIPVPDGTVVKDADTGEVLIDLIGAGTRYVIAEGGHGGLGNAALASTKRKAPGFALLGEPGDERDVMLEMKSVADVALVGFPSAGKSSLIAALSAARPKIADYPFTTLVPNLGVVTAGATVFTVADVPGLIPGASQGKGLGHEFLRHVERCNTLVHVIDCATMEPGRDPVSDYEAIEAELAAYGKLEDRPRLAVLNKSDVPDARDLADIVGPMLEERGLRVFSISAATHEGLKELTYAMGEMVAAARAAAPVPEPTRLVIRPRQHGDTGFAVRRVDEDTFQVTGAKPERWIRQTDFTNDEAVGYLADRLERLGVEEELTKAGAKAGAEVIIGSMENGYIFDWQPTLNAEAVRQGPRGSDNRLG; this is encoded by the coding sequence ATGCCGGACTTTGTGGACCAGGTGGTCCTGCACATCAAGGCCGGTGACGGGGGAAACGGCTGCGCCTCTGTCCATCGGGAGAAGTTCAAGCCGCTGGGGGGCCCGGACGGGGGCAACGGCGGCCGCGGCGGCGACGTGATCCTGGAGGTGGACGCCAACACGGCGACGCTCCTGGAGTACCACCGCCGCCCGCACCGCAAGGCCGACAACGGCAAGCAGGGACATGGCGCCAACCGCGACGGCGCCAACGGTCCCGACATCGTCATCCCGGTTCCCGACGGCACCGTGGTCAAGGACGCCGACACGGGTGAGGTCCTCATCGACCTGATCGGCGCGGGCACCCGCTATGTGATCGCCGAGGGTGGGCACGGCGGGCTCGGCAACGCCGCGCTGGCCTCCACCAAGCGCAAGGCCCCCGGTTTCGCGCTGCTCGGTGAGCCGGGCGACGAGCGCGATGTGATGCTGGAGATGAAGAGCGTCGCCGACGTGGCGCTGGTCGGCTTCCCCAGCGCGGGCAAGTCCTCTCTCATCGCGGCGCTCTCCGCCGCCCGTCCGAAGATCGCCGACTACCCGTTCACCACGCTGGTACCCAACCTCGGAGTGGTCACCGCCGGCGCGACCGTCTTCACGGTCGCGGACGTCCCCGGCCTGATCCCCGGCGCCTCGCAGGGCAAGGGCCTGGGGCACGAGTTCCTGCGCCACGTCGAGCGTTGCAACACGCTGGTGCACGTGATCGACTGCGCCACGATGGAGCCGGGCCGTGACCCCGTCAGCGACTACGAGGCGATCGAGGCCGAGCTCGCGGCGTACGGCAAGCTGGAGGACCGGCCGCGCCTGGCGGTGCTCAACAAGTCCGACGTGCCCGACGCCCGCGATCTGGCCGACATCGTCGGGCCGATGCTCGAGGAGCGGGGGTTGCGGGTCTTCTCGATCTCCGCGGCCACCCATGAGGGGCTCAAGGAGCTGACCTACGCCATGGGGGAGATGGTCGCCGCGGCCAGGGCCGCCGCTCCGGTCCCCGAGCCGACCCGGCTGGTCATCAGGCCCAGGCAGCACGGGGACACGGGATTCGCCGTCCGCCGGGTCGACGAGGACACCTTCCAGGTCACCGGGGCCAAGCCGGAGCGGTGGATCCGCCAGACCGACTTCACGAACGACGAGGCCGTGGGCTACCTGGCCGACCGGCTGGAGCGGCTCGGCGTCGAGGAGGAGCTCACCAAGGCCGGGGCGAAGGCAGGGGCCGAAGTGATCATCGGTTCCATGGAGAACGGCTACATCTTCGACTGGCAGCCGACGCTCAACGCCGAGGCCGTGCGCCAGGGGCCGCGCGGATCGGACAACCGGCTCGGTTAG
- a CDS encoding CynX/NimT family MFS transporter, whose protein sequence is MSVLTHQTRGRTGGTTGSLAWLLVLGIVLAALNLRTAVTSVGPVLDQITSGLGMTALGVGLLTTLPVLIFASVGALTPVLARKVGEHRLLLLSLIVLGAGLLIRSMVDSAEVFLYSSALALSGGAVGNVLIPSLIKRHFPGRAGTMTTVYTTALAVGTMLAAAATVPIQRATDGNWHVALGVWGALAAVAAIPWLALARSEPERRGAGEGTGARALLRSRLAWAVAAYFGTQSMVAYIMFGFLPKILIDGGYTSGQAGLILGVFTAIGIPVSLIVPWVASRFSDQRPVVAAFVAFYTAGFLGLWLAPAGLAWLFASLVGVGMGSFPLALTMLAMRTRTPEATAALSAFGQSTGYLIAGAGPLVIGFTHESTGGWTLPFLLLLGVVAVQFVAGWYAGRPAYLEDERVRAR, encoded by the coding sequence ATGAGCGTGCTAACCCATCAGACCAGGGGCCGCACAGGTGGAACGACAGGCTCGCTCGCCTGGCTGCTCGTGCTGGGAATCGTTCTCGCGGCGCTGAACCTGCGCACCGCCGTCACGAGCGTCGGGCCGGTTCTCGACCAGATAACCTCCGGCCTCGGCATGACCGCCCTCGGAGTCGGGCTGCTCACCACGCTCCCCGTGCTCATCTTCGCCTCGGTCGGCGCGCTGACCCCTGTGCTGGCCAGGAAGGTCGGCGAGCACCGCCTCCTGCTCCTCTCCCTCATCGTCCTGGGCGCCGGCCTGCTCATCCGCTCGATGGTGGACTCGGCCGAGGTGTTCCTCTACAGCAGTGCCCTGGCGCTGTCAGGCGGAGCGGTGGGCAACGTGCTCATCCCCAGCCTGATCAAGCGCCACTTCCCCGGCCGGGCCGGGACCATGACCACCGTCTACACCACGGCCCTCGCGGTGGGCACGATGCTCGCGGCCGCCGCGACCGTGCCCATCCAGCGGGCCACCGACGGCAACTGGCACGTTGCCCTCGGGGTGTGGGGGGCGCTCGCCGCCGTCGCCGCCATTCCGTGGCTTGCGCTCGCGCGCAGTGAGCCGGAACGGCGCGGCGCGGGCGAGGGAACGGGGGCCCGTGCCCTGCTCCGCAGCAGGCTGGCCTGGGCGGTCGCGGCCTACTTCGGCACCCAGAGCATGGTCGCCTACATCATGTTCGGCTTCCTGCCGAAGATCCTCATCGATGGTGGCTACACCAGCGGGCAGGCGGGTCTGATACTGGGCGTCTTCACCGCGATCGGTATCCCGGTCTCACTCATCGTGCCCTGGGTCGCGTCGAGGTTCTCCGACCAGCGGCCGGTGGTCGCCGCCTTCGTGGCCTTCTACACCGCCGGCTTCCTCGGTCTCTGGCTCGCGCCCGCCGGCCTGGCGTGGCTCTTCGCGAGCCTGGTCGGCGTCGGGATGGGATCCTTCCCGCTCGCGCTCACCATGCTCGCCATGCGCACCCGCACCCCCGAGGCGACGGCCGCGCTGTCGGCCTTCGGGCAGAGCACCGGGTATCTCATCGCGGGTGCCGGACCCCTGGTCATCGGTTTCACGCACGAGTCGACCGGCGGCTGGACGCTGCCGTTCCTGCTGCTGCTCGGGGTGGTCGCGGTGCAGTTCGTGG
- the nadD gene encoding nicotinate-nucleotide adenylyltransferase, translating to MMNAPTGQGKRRLGVMGGTFDPIHHGHLVAASEVAHHFDLDEVVFVPTGQPWQKADRTVSAAEDRYLMTVIATASNPRFSVSRVDIDRPGPTFTIDTLREISSAWGPDVDLYFITGADALAQILSWRDVDELFTIAHFVGATRPGHVLHDPGLPEGKVSLVEIPALAISSSECRERVASGEPIWYLVPDGIVQYINKRGLYH from the coding sequence ATGATGAACGCGCCTACCGGGCAGGGGAAGCGGCGCCTGGGCGTCATGGGCGGGACCTTCGATCCGATCCACCATGGTCACCTGGTCGCGGCCAGTGAGGTCGCCCACCACTTCGACCTTGACGAGGTGGTCTTCGTGCCGACGGGACAGCCCTGGCAGAAAGCGGACAGGACCGTCTCCGCGGCGGAGGACCGCTATCTCATGACGGTCATCGCGACCGCCTCCAACCCTCGCTTCTCGGTGAGCCGCGTCGACATCGACCGCCCGGGACCGACCTTCACCATCGACACGCTCAGGGAGATCTCCTCCGCCTGGGGGCCCGACGTCGACCTCTACTTCATCACCGGCGCCGATGCCCTGGCCCAGATCCTGAGCTGGCGCGACGTCGACGAACTGTTCACCATCGCGCACTTCGTGGGTGCCACCAGGCCCGGCCACGTCCTGCACGACCCGGGCCTTCCTGAGGGCAAGGTCAGCCTGGTGGAGATCCCGGCGCTGGCCATCTCGTCGTCGGAGTGCCGCGAGCGGGTGGCCTCGGGCGAGCCCATCTGGTACCTCGTCCCCGACGGCATCGTCCAGTACATCAACAAACGTGGTCTTTACCATTGA
- a CDS encoding response regulator transcription factor encodes MATVLVVEDDEYVRSAIIQELSRRQHAVRSAGRALDALREITQNPPDAVVLDLGLPDLDGAEALKMVRSVSSVPVIIATARDNEAEIVRLLRAGADDYLVKPFSGDHLNARLDAVLRRARSATPPPLLRVGALSVDLNRREAHLDGAPLTLTRREFDLLAYLAARTDRVISRKELLTEVWQQSYGDDQTIDVHLSWLRRKLGESASSPRYLHTVRGVGVMLITPP; translated from the coding sequence ATGGCGACAGTTCTAGTGGTCGAAGACGACGAGTACGTACGATCCGCGATCATTCAGGAACTCAGCAGGCGCCAGCATGCCGTACGCAGCGCGGGACGTGCCCTCGACGCCCTGAGGGAGATCACCCAGAACCCCCCGGACGCGGTGGTCCTCGACCTCGGACTCCCCGACCTGGACGGGGCGGAGGCTCTCAAGATGGTCCGCAGCGTATCCAGCGTCCCCGTCATCATCGCCACGGCCAGGGACAACGAGGCGGAGATCGTCCGCCTGCTCCGGGCGGGGGCCGACGACTACCTGGTGAAGCCCTTCTCCGGCGACCACCTGAACGCCCGTCTGGACGCCGTACTGCGCCGGGCGCGGAGCGCGACCCCACCGCCGCTGCTGCGCGTCGGCGCGCTGTCGGTGGACCTGAACCGGCGCGAGGCCCACCTGGACGGCGCCCCCCTCACCCTCACCAGACGCGAGTTCGACCTCCTCGCCTACCTCGCCGCCCGCACCGACCGGGTGATCTCCCGCAAGGAGTTGCTCACCGAGGTGTGGCAACAGTCCTACGGTGACGACCAGACGATCGACGTCCACCTGTCGTGGCTGCGGCGCAAGCTCGGCGAGAGCGCGTCCTCCCCCCGCTACCTGCACACCGTACGCGGTGTGGGGGTCATGTTGATCACACCGCCGTGA
- a CDS encoding serine/threonine-protein kinase has translation MGRLGRVGPYTLLERLGRGGMGEVYLATCRRGDNVALKVLHGMVGTDSEARMRLEREVRALRRVESPYVARVVDADLDGDRPYLVMEHIEGETLLERVRRGGPLEGGLLTLAQGLATALSIIHAAGVVHRDLKPANVLVNEDDEPVLIDFGIAHVLDATRLTLTGTFLGTPGYAAPELFADEPVGEPADVHAWAATVAFAATGRPTFGRGTVEAQMYAILNGQADLEGVPAALLPLIRAALHREPAKRPTAALLAGRLGRLARVVPGEAGTAQKADDPAGEQPGPARKRESRSKPRAKGDESARSGRPARAETGRGRSPAPADGSAEPARAVRSPAASEGTSRGGRAALASGEAPRAGRALLAAGETSRGGRQASPTAEVPGGGRPASAAGEASRGGRPSSAGGKATRRQAGGRRSGGAAGELQAPGRAGPLPTGNAALLLLAVLAVPCVVATVIWPPATFAVTGLFATLARALWAGHWLVRKRKSARVRVALRVLCFPVIFAVSLLTVLVWPGLPAAALAGLALWLTLGGSLPPEWWLHSAPVAASGVVFGVVCGGLLGREIERIGARLVELRKEGLRALAVLGGFVALCSAAVRVIALLV, from the coding sequence ATGGGTCGTCTCGGGCGGGTCGGTCCTTACACGTTGCTGGAGCGTCTCGGCCGAGGAGGCATGGGCGAGGTCTACCTCGCCACCTGCCGCCGTGGCGACAACGTCGCGCTCAAGGTCCTTCACGGCATGGTCGGCACCGACTCCGAGGCCCGGATGCGCCTGGAGCGTGAGGTCCGCGCCCTTCGCAGGGTCGAGAGCCCCTATGTGGCCCGAGTCGTCGACGCCGACCTCGACGGCGACCGGCCCTACCTGGTCATGGAGCACATCGAAGGGGAGACCCTGCTGGAGCGGGTGCGGCGCGGCGGTCCCCTGGAAGGCGGCCTGCTCACCCTCGCGCAGGGGCTGGCCACCGCTCTGTCGATCATTCACGCGGCCGGGGTCGTCCACCGCGACCTCAAGCCCGCCAACGTGCTGGTCAACGAGGACGACGAGCCCGTCCTCATCGACTTCGGCATCGCCCACGTCCTGGACGCCACCCGGCTCACCCTGACCGGCACCTTCCTCGGCACCCCCGGTTACGCCGCCCCCGAACTGTTCGCCGACGAGCCCGTGGGCGAACCCGCGGACGTGCACGCCTGGGCGGCCACCGTGGCCTTCGCCGCGACCGGCCGGCCCACCTTCGGCCGGGGCACGGTCGAGGCGCAGATGTACGCGATCCTCAACGGCCAGGCCGACCTTGAGGGGGTCCCGGCCGCGCTGCTGCCCCTGATCCGCGCGGCCCTGCACCGCGAGCCGGCCAAGCGCCCGACCGCGGCCCTCCTCGCCGGACGCCTCGGCCGCCTCGCCCGGGTGGTGCCGGGCGAGGCGGGGACCGCCCAGAAGGCGGACGACCCCGCCGGGGAGCAGCCCGGCCCGGCCAGGAAGCGGGAGAGCCGTTCCAAGCCCCGCGCCAAGGGCGACGAGTCCGCGAGGAGCGGCCGGCCGGCCAGGGCGGAGACAGGCAGGGGGAGGTCACCCGCCCCGGCGGACGGCTCCGCGGAGCCCGCGCGGGCCGTACGCTCTCCTGCCGCCTCGGAGGGCACGTCACGCGGCGGGCGGGCGGCGCTCGCCTCAGGCGAGGCGCCCCGCGCGGGGCGAGCGCTCCTCGCGGCGGGGGAGACGTCACGGGGTGGGCGTCAGGCTTCCCCGACCGCTGAGGTGCCCGGCGGCGGGCGTCCGGCCTCCGCGGCGGGGGAGGCCTCGCGGGGCGGGCGTCCCTCCTCCGCGGGCGGCAAGGCGACCCGGCGCCAGGCGGGCGGAAGGCGATCCGGCGGCGCGGCCGGGGAACTCCAGGCCCCGGGCCGGGCAGGGCCGCTGCCCACGGGTAACGCGGCACTGCTCCTGCTGGCCGTGCTGGCCGTGCCGTGCGTCGTGGCCACGGTCATCTGGCCGCCGGCCACCTTCGCCGTCACCGGCCTGTTCGCCACGCTGGCCCGCGCACTCTGGGCCGGGCACTGGCTGGTCAGGAAGCGCAAGTCGGCCAGGGTCCGGGTGGCCCTGCGGGTGCTGTGCTTCCCAGTGATCTTCGCCGTCTCGTTGCTGACCGTCCTGGTCTGGCCGGGGCTGCCGGCGGCCGCCCTCGCGGGTCTCGCGCTCTGGCTTACCCTCGGTGGCTCGCTGCCGCCGGAGTGGTGGCTGCACTCCGCCCCGGTCGCCGCCTCCGGGGTTGTGTTCGGCGTCGTCTGCGGCGGCCTACTCGGCAGGGAGATCGAGCGGATCGGCGCCCGGCTCGTCGAGCTCCGGAAGGAGGGCCTGCGCGCGCTCGCCGTGCTGGGCGGCTTCGTCGCCCTGTGCTCCGCGGCCGTACGCGTGATCGCCCTTCTCGTGTAG